The genomic DNA ATTCAATGCGCCAGAAACAGTCGACAGAGTCAATGGACCAAGCGGAGTCCCGGACGTTGCCTTCACGAGATATCACAGATCAGAACATTGACGATGCATATGTGGCGTTTATTTTTTACTGCAATCCAAACGTTCCCAGTTCCGTGGATACATTTgagctacggaagacatttcGATCGCCTCCTCGCAGTGATGGGAAGAGTTTCAGCATCTTCAGCTTGTGGGAGCTGATTCAAAAGTTCGATGCCAAGGAAGTGAAAACGTGGATCCAATTGGCCATCGAACTGGGTGTTGAGCCTCCATCTGCCGAGAAGAAACAGAGCACGCAGAAGGTGCAGCAATATGCTGTTCGACTCAAGGTTGGTGTTTCTATCTAGCATTTTCTGTTGTGACTTGACTAACTATTAAAGCGCTGGATGAGAGCAATGCATGTTGATGCTTTCTTCGAGTTCTGCCTCGGCCATCCCCATCCTTACTACACACAGCGTCCCGCCGTCAATGCATCGGTCAGCGACAGTCGTGACGGCGTTCCTTTGGAGGAAGATCTTGCTCTACGGGCACTTGTCCCACAATGGAAGCCAAAGCGAGGCAGGAAGAGAGCAGAGGATAaagaagacgacgacaaGCCAGCTAAACGGCCTCAATTGGACACTTCTGTTGGAATTCTACATGGTGGCTCTTTTCAGCCACATTCTGCTGCCTTTCCCCAGAGTGCAATTCCTTTTAGCGCTTTTCCAGATGAAGTGGAGTCCCACGATCCGTGGATGACAGCGACGTCTGCATTTCCGGCAGATGCACCAAACGCTCAGCAGGGACAGGATATAAGGTGGCGCGCGCTTGAGCGCGATGCGTCTCCCGCCAATTACCCACAATCAGCCATTATTCCTCGCGGGCATCATCCATCAGACGTATTCCTCGCTGCTGAACCGCGGTCAGCAATCACCCCGCCCCCTGGGGACAAATCACGGTCTCGCAGACGCCATGGGCCTGCCGTGTCATCCGCTTGGCCTAGCAGCAACGGTTCGTCCACCGGGAAAGCTCGAGGCCGGCCACCAAACCGTGGCACTGTTTCGGGACCATTTTCTTCGTTCCCTGTGAATCCGGCGCGTGATGAGTCATCTCATGGAGAGAATTCCACTCGACCGGCCTCTGCTGTGGGACTGGACCAAAATTCATTTGGTCAATTTCAATCACCTGCCCCTTTCCAGCAAGGTGGTAAGCCTGGCAAACTTCAACTACAAGTTCCGCAGAATACAGGCGCACCCGTCCGTTTGGCAACACCACCTACAGTCATGGTTAATGGAACCGAACCGTCAAAGGCCGAGCCTGTGCCTGAAGCCTCGGGTGCACAGTCATCTGATCCCAAACCCAATAACCTGTATGAGAAACTTGTATGGGTATTAGCGGATGAAATTCAGCGTGCAGACACGAACAACAGGAGTTTCTCGTTAAGGCCGGGTGAGGCACGCAGTCTAGCACAGGGTGTTATCAAGAAAATCACATCTTCATTACCAAACTTGTCCGGAGCGGCTTCGACGCGCTTGGTCGCCTTTCATCTCGGATTCGGATCACTCGCCGGTTACCAGGGGCCGATTTCCGGGTCTACGGTGGTGCACGCACAGTCAGCGGCTACATTCCTTGGAGCAAACCTACCACCCGGGTTTATATACTCAGTCGAACGTGAATACAGCTACGGCCCTGGCGTTGTAACAAAGGTCAGCTATGGCGGGCTGCGGATTGAAGATGAGAAACCGGATACCGCATCGCGAATTGAGGAACCCGATAACATCGACGACCTGGACGGTCTAAGTGACAAAGACTTCGAAGTTGACGGTCCTGAGAACGGCGTCTCAGACGCTACATGGAAACAGCGGTACATGCGTCTTCGTGCGCAGATGCAGAAGAAAGACAAATCCTTGTCGCAGTATAAGCGCAAGATTATGGAGTCTGTCATGGCGGAGATTTAGCCTTTGAGCCTTTTTTGGTGGATATAGCATTTGCTTGTACATATGGGTTGTTTTGTTTATTTTACAGTTGGCCTTCAGATACCCCTATCGCGTTTGGAATTAAAACATATTCATAATGGATACAATAACCTCATCAATCAATCCTTCGAACAAACTTAGCCAAAGAGATTACTCAGAATCCTCAGCCTCGCCATTGATCTTCTCCTCCGCATCTTCGTCCTCCTTGACAATATCAAGACCAGCCTTCTTCAATACCTTCTCCGCGCTCTCAACAGCCCTatccttctttcctctcttcgATGCCTTAGCCTTGCCATTACTCTCCGTCTCTGTCTCGGAGTCAGTGGTGGTCTTGCGTTTGTGATTCATCTTCGGTTTCTTGGGAGTGGTGTTCGTGCTACCGGTAGGGGTAGAGGTGGAAGTGGTGGTGTTTATGCCTCCGCCGGTGTTAATTCCGTGGGCTTTCATGAGTCTGGAGTATCGTTTGACGCTGTGCTTTATCAGCCTCATTCTCTGTAGACAACCGTTGGAAGAAAACCCAAAGCAGGAGAGATGGACATACGCCGCTCCACGAGAAACGATGGAGCATTCTTTGGCGACCTCCGTGTAGTCAATCTGCGTATTCACCATTAGTACACCATGTTGACCGCTCCAGTGCTAGTGAAAGGGAGCTACCTTTCCGTTGTTGGAGTGACGGATGCAGCTTATGAGGAACTGGAATTGGTCGTCATTGGAGATGCGGGACATTTTGCGTTGCTGTGTGAGATTATAGAGTAGGCAGATTAGGGGTAGAAAGTATTTTCTGGGTAGTAACGGTAGAGGGGATGGCTAGAAGTCTGGCTGGAGTAGAAAGAATGGTAGGAGCAGAGTTTGGGCGCTATGTTGTGTTGTCGATTCACTGGGTTGTTGATATACGACAAGGACTTTTTATTCACTTGAACAAGGGATGGGCAAAAAGGGCTTTATTGAAGCCATATGTAGCGGGAATTGAACGTCTCTGGAAGAAAAATTAAGCATTACGCATATGGAAAACCACGCATCAAATACAAAGCATATCAACCCAGTAGCAAGACATCCTCCTCTAGAAGAAATGAAAAGACACCTATTCGCAGAAACATATTCAGTCACTCAGTCAGTCATACATACTCATAGCCAGCGCCAGGAAAAAGCATACTCAAACCTGCAACTTGAAAACCAACTTTAACCCAGACCTCATATTCTCTCCGTTCAGCAACGTCCGTTGTTCCGACCTCGCCCTTCCAATCGTCTGCGCTGCGATACGGAAAATCCGTCTACTCGGCGTTTCCAGCAGCCTCCTGTCCGTTCTTGTCATCTCCGCCTGCTTTTTACGCCTCTTAGATGGTGTTGGGAAACGTGGAAAATGGACTGCGCGAAAGGTAGTGGTTTTACCTAGACCGTGGACGTGACCGTTGGTTGTACCTTCGCTATCAGTGACTGTAGTGGTAGCGGTAGAGGCGGGCTTGCGACCGCGACGAGTGGTTTTCTTAAAGACGTCGTCGTTGTTCTCCTCATTGctgttattattgttgttatCATCTTCACGCTTACGCTTGTTGATAACTTCGACAGCGATATCACCCTTGGGGATGGGAACAACTTTCTTTACACGAGGACGGCCTCTCTTAGATGGTGGAACTGGGGCTGGAGCTGGGGCTCCCGGTGTCTCGCCAGCAACGGTTTTGCCAGTGACCGTTTTACCCTCGAAGTTGGCGAAGCCATAGCGGTTTCGTAGGCTGCGTAGACGGTTGCCAGCGGAGAAGACGTTGCTGTAGCCCAGAGTTTTGGCGACTTTGTTGAGGTTGATCTGTAGTCATATATCAGTTAGCATTTGGTTGTGTGCTTGGAGACATGAGCTGGGAGAGGAAAGAATACCAGTCTGTCTTCTTCGAGGCTCTTGAGACATTCGATGATGAATTGGGTGTCGTTGGTGGAAATTTCGTCAGCGGAGGACATGTTTCTGAGAGAGCTGGTTTTCGTGTTTGAAAAAGTGAGGATGGACTTGGAGGGCGCGAGTGGGTGTGTTTGTTGTGGTTACAGCAGAGTGGGAATGGTGCAGTGCGCAGGAATAGAAAAGGCAACGAGGGAATTGAAAATGTATTCGAATGGAGTACGAAGAAGACAGAGGGAAAGGAGGGAGAAAAAACAGCATCGAAGTTAGAGAGGAAAGTGGGATTAGTGAAAGGCTGGGGGCATTCACAGCCAGACAGAAGTAGTGGAGTGGATGACCTGAGCAGAAATGACCGATTCGAATGACAGATTCTAAATAACAGTAACCCAATACAATCCAACATGCACATTTTATCATCCAAATACAAAAAAAATATCAAATAATCGCCGATTCCCTCGTAGCTACTTCTCCTGCCCTCCCTCCAACTTGACCGGCTCATTCGACTCTCCATCCTCCCCTTCATCCTTCACTGTCCACACAGAAGACGCGCTCGATGGCATTTCAAATCCTATCGAAATTGGCGAAGAAAATGGTGATATTTTCGTAGACATAGACAGATCCGTTGGAGCAACAGTCATTGGCGAATATGGGGTGTATGTGCTGTATGGAGAATATGCGTAGGATGGGTACTGCGATGCCGATGAATAAAACTGCTGCTGCGGACGAAACGCCTGCAACGGCCTCGTATACAGCATAGACGGCACAGAAGCATCCTCCAACGTTGGGATCCTCTGTAGATACGGTTCCGCCTCTGTCTTGATATACGGACTCTGACCCGGATCGTACGCCGTCTCCGTCCCGGTTTCCATCTCTTGCTTGACTGGCGGCGCAGGTGGGGGCGAAACCACTCCTATCTCCAAGCCAGGCTTGCTGACTCCCTTATTGCTACTGGTTTTGGTGGTCTTCTTCGGTTTCGAGGCGCGCGGTGTCGACGTGATGCCTTCCATTTGCTGCTTGAAGCGGGAGAAGCGCAT from Aspergillus chevalieri M1 DNA, chromosome 1, nearly complete sequence includes the following:
- the abp2 gene encoding putative ARS binding protein Abp2 (COG:S;~EggNog:ENOG410PHT4;~InterPro:IPR018562;~PFAM:PF09441); its protein translation is MEGSFPGAMNQPDRGELGGNPIVVQQYARYPPTMEPALPSASSIDSSRSRVAASKSPSLQHKETPRSLQASPTVQRSIIHRPPSVRSGPSMSPPVFDSMRQKQSTESMDQAESRTLPSRDITDQNIDDAYVAFIFYCNPNVPSSVDTFELRKTFRSPPRSDGKSFSIFSLWELIQKFDAKEVKTWIQLAIELGVEPPSAEKKQSTQKVQQYAVRLKRWMRAMHVDAFFEFCLGHPHPYYTQRPAVNASVSDSRDGVPLEEDLALRALVPQWKPKRGRKRAEDKEDDDKPAKRPQLDTSVGILHGGSFQPHSAAFPQSAIPFSAFPDEVESHDPWMTATSAFPADAPNAQQGQDIRWRALERDASPANYPQSAIIPRGHHPSDVFLAAEPRSAITPPPGDKSRSRRRHGPAVSSAWPSSNGSSTGKARGRPPNRGTVSGPFSSFPVNPARDESSHGENSTRPASAVGLDQNSFGQFQSPAPFQQGGKPGKLQLQVPQNTGAPVRLATPPTVMVNGTEPSKAEPVPEASGAQSSDPKPNNLYEKLVWVLADEIQRADTNNRSFSLRPGEARSLAQGVIKKITSSLPNLSGAASTRLVAFHLGFGSLAGYQGPISGSTVVHAQSAATFLGANLPPGFIYSVEREYSYGPGVVTKVSYGGLRIEDEKPDTASRIEEPDNIDDLDGLSDKDFEVDGPENGVSDATWKQRYMRLRAQMQKKDKSLSQYKRKIMESVMAEI
- a CDS encoding uncharacterized protein (COG:S;~EggNog:ENOG410PR7E); its protein translation is MSVRRSKAMPTDGPTAKFLYTIIKQLDLKSIDWNLVASQLEISNGHAARMRFSRFKQQMEGITSTPRASKPKKTTKTSSNKGVSKPGLEIGVVSPPPAPPVKQEMETGTETAYDPGQSPYIKTEAEPYLQRIPTLEDASVPSMLYTRPLQAFRPQQQFYSSASQYPSYAYSPYSTYTPYSPMTVAPTDLSMSTKISPFSSPISIGFEMPSSASSVWTVKDEGEDGESNEPVKLEGGQEK
- a CDS encoding uncharacterized protein (COG:S;~EggNog:ENOG410PU02), with translation MSRISNDDQFQFLISCIRHSNNGKIDYTEVAKECSIVSRGAAVKRYSRLMKAHGINTGGGINTTTSTSTPTGSTNTTPKKPKMNHKRKTTTDSETETESNGKAKASKRGKKDRAVESAEKVLKKAGLDIVKEDEDAEEKINGEAEDSE
- a CDS encoding uncharacterized protein (COG:S;~EggNog:ENOG410Q016); amino-acid sequence: MSSADEISTNDTQFIIECLKSLEEDRLINLNKVAKTLGYSNVFSAGNRLRSLRNRYGFANFEGKTVTGKTVAGETPGAPAPAPVPPSKRGRPRVKKVVPIPKGDIAVEVINKRKREDDNNNNNSNEENNDDVFKKTTRRGRKPASTATTTVTDSEGTTNGHVHGLGGDDKNGQEAAGNAE